In the genome of Arabidopsis thaliana chromosome 4, partial sequence, the window CATctatgatattttcttgaacGGATCTGAATAACATGTGGACAAGGAATTTTAGATAAACTTACCAGCTCGGTTTCTTTGGTTTACTCTGATTTAGGTGGAGACATTGTCGAAAGATGATTTGGCTTCCCGGTTAACTTTAACTGTGGATGCTGCTTCCGTGGGATCTCTACTACTCTCTGATTCTTCAGTTACTATAATGGATGTAGGTTTCGATTAGCTATATACGGGACTTTTCGTATTATCAATGCAAGTAATTTTATCGTTGTCTAACAATGCTGTTATGTCTTCCAAATCAGACAAATGATTACTGCGCAATACCACAACATCTTAAAGATGAACTAACAGAGAGGTATCCTGAAGCAAGGAGAGCTTACTTAAAGAGTGGAGGAGATTTCCCATTCCTATCACGGCCCGACGAAGTCAATTTGCATCTACAGGTACATATCTACTCAGTATCTAAAGCCAAATTTGAAGTATACATATACTCAGTTTCGACAGCCGAATTTATATACTCCTAAGGctcttttcaagaaattatgAACTTTTAAAGAAACTTGAAACTTCTCTACCtattttttagatttcatACCGTTGaagggatttttttttccaatcaaACCGGTTTTATTGCTTGGTAAAGGAACATCATGTTACTGcatcaaaacattatattcTTATGATGAATCTCACTCTTATGTTTTCAGCTACACTTAAGGCGGGTAGGAGTAGAACCACGACCCGAAGTGGTTAAAAGCATTCCAAAAGGCGGCGCAGATGGCACAGACGGTAGCAGccagagcaagaagaagagtgatgaGGAGAAGGACGACCGTAACAACAATATGCCTCAAGACTCTGGAAGCTCATCTTCAGATCAATCACCGACATTTCCAGAAAGTTCCGGAAGCTCCAACGATCCGCCTTTACCCACAGACACCATTCAGTTACTGAGTTCATCATTGAACAACCTCATATTAGTTCAACTCGCTGGTGAAGTTTATCAGTCTTGTGTGGTTTTCACATTGTGTTACTGTACATTGGTTTTGGTTCACGGTGGTGGTTTTATCTCCAGACAATTGGTTTAGtgttctttatttatttattacctcttttgttgtttaaatctttttacttttgggtttctttgatctgttttggtttctcttgACTTTTTGTATAAGTTTGTAAGACAAAGCAAGAGTTCTCTGTATGTTTCAAGTTATTACACTTTTGGAAGAAAACTTTGGTTGGGTTTTGGGATTAAACCAATGTGCTTTCTATTATTTACACATTTTgctcttttaaaatttagtcgctcattatttatttgtttttatcttttactgtattcaaaacaataacaGTAATAACCTAATGCAGtagaaatttgataattttctaTGAACAGTGGTGTGTTTTGTTCCCTAATAAAGTTAAGGAAGAAAATTGTAACATTTACAAAGTTCAGGGTTATAGgtgttatattttgtatttcaattcgtcttcttctttgctccAGATTGAACTTACATGAGAATCGCCGAACTCTAATCGGATCCGGGTCGGGTATGTAATGTAAACCGGGTTTTTTGAAGCCCCCATCTTCTCCGTCGATTTTAAAGATCCCGGCGATGTTTTCAAGATTTGTCCTAAAAAGTTGGAGACCTAAAACCCAAACCACATCTCTCAATTCAATCAAAGGTTTTAGCTTTAGCTCTAGCTcgataaaccctaaacccaaaatccGAGTAGGGGTTTGGTGGGATCTAGACAACAAACCACCAGCCTCTTTCCCGCCTTACGACGCCGCCGTCAAGCTCCGAACCGCCGCGTCGTCTTTCGGAACCGTGAAGCTAATGATGGCGTATGCGAATCGTCACGCCTTTAGCTACGTTCCTTTAGAAGTTCGAGAACAGAGGAAAGATAGGAAATTGCTAAACAAATTAGAGAACAAAGGTTTAGTTAAACCACCGGAGCCTTACTTCTGCGGTGTTTGTGACCGGAGATTCTACACTAACGAGAAGCTAATTAATCATTTCAAGCAGATTCATGAGACAGAGAATCAGAAACGTATGAGACAGATTGAATCTTCGAAAGGACATCGAAGAGTGAGACTTGTGGCTAAGTATTCGATGAAGATTGAGAAGTATAAAAGAGCGGCGAGGAATGTTTTGACTCCGAAGGAAGGTTACGGTTTAGCTGATGAGCTGAAACGAGCTGGTTTTTGGGTGAAGATGGTTAGTGATAAGCCAGATGCTGCTGATAAGGCGTTGAAGGAACATTTGGTTGAAGTGATGGATAAGAGAGAAGTGGAGTGTGTTGTTTTAGTGTCtgatgattctgattttgCGGGGATTTTGTGGGAAGCTAAGGAGAGGTGTTTGAGGACGGTTGTGATTGGAGATTCGAACGAAGGTGCGCTGAAGCGAGTAGCGGATGTTGCGTATTCGTGGAAGGAAGTGACGATGGGGAAGGCGAAGAAGGAAGTTGAGAAAGTTGTGGGGAAGTGGAAGGATAGAGATGTGTTGAAGAAGTTGGAGTGGACTTATGATCCTGctttggagaaagagagaggtgGTTCTTGCGGTGTTTGGGATTACGAGtttgattatgatgatgagattgagaATGGAACAGAGGTGGAACCTGTGGAGATTGGTGATGGTGTTGACTGGTGGAAGATCGATACTGAAGATGGTGTTGGATCTTCAAGAACTTGTCGATAACATCATCGCATATGTCGTGGTTGATTGCGCAGAGGAAGATAACATGGTATAGGCTAGAGAACAATCTTGTGAATCTATTGGCATATTACATAAACTTCAGGCTAGAGAACATTCattgtttcttgttataaGATTATGCAgtgatttgatttgttcttcCAAACCATCATCGTTAGTCAAGTGATTAGAGCTATGTAAAAATTGGTCagaataagaataaatatatgtttgaattcACAAGAAACAAGTGACAATAGATTGAATTACTACAGAGTATATGCATCAAAATCCAAGCTACTTTATTCCTCCGACATGATGGAAAAGACAATTGAGTTTCGACAATTGAAACATCTAAGTGATGAAGCTGTACATTGCTCAAAATCTactaacaaataaatgaaGCAAAATCTAGCAACACAGAAACAATGCAGATACGTAAGTGATTTTTCCTGGCAATGCAAGTGCTCGGTTTCAAAAGCTTAACCTAGAGCGAACTCCAAGCTCAACAAGGGGAAACAGAGACCATGACTTAAGCAGAGAGACAGAGCTCACCaagaactcttcttcttcgagcCAGTGTAAAAACCCATATACCATTTCACAAACTTTTTCAAACCCGTCTCAAGATCAACCGCAGGTTTATAACCGAGCTCTGCTTGCGCTAACGTGATATTGGCATGAGTAAACTCAACATCCCCATTCCTCGGTAGAGGCATGATCTTTTTCTTAGCTTTCATCTTCAAAAGCTTCTCTAATATAGTCACAAGCTTAGTAACAGGAACAGGAGAAGTATTCCCCAAATTATAAATCCTAAACATAGCAGGACCTTTCTTCTTACCACCACTACCAGTACTCTTCTCAGCAGTATCTAACGCACCTAAACAACCTTTTACAATATCATCAATGTAAGTGAAGTCCCTAGCAACACTACCTTTATCAGGAGATTCAAACACAGTAATCGTCTTCCCTTTAAGAATATCTTTAGTAAAGAAGAAATACGCCATATCTGGTCTACCCCAAGGTCCATAGACAGTGAAAAACCGCAAACCCGTTAACGATAATCCGTAGATGTGATTGTAAGTATGCGCAATTCCTTCACCTGCTTTCTTCGTAGCTGCGTACAAACTCGCTGGTTGATCGGTACGGTCTTTCTCCGAAAAGGGTACTTTCGAATTCAGACCATAAACAGAGCTAGAGGAAGCCCAGACTATAGCAGGTTGCGGATTCGCTGATTTCGATACTTCTAATAGATTCACAAACCCAGCAATGTTACTGTTAACATATGAGCCAGGGTTTTGCATTGCGTAACGCACACCAGCTTGAGCAGCGAGATGCATAACATGTGTGAAGAGGACAACATCAAAGAGCTTTCTGAgtaaaacggcgtcgtttatATCGCCTTCGACTACGAAAACACCTGATCTTTCTAAAAGGCCTTGTCTTGCTCGTTTAAGCTTTGGATCGTAGTATCGATTGAAATTGTCGAGACCTAGAACACCATCGCCGCGTCTTCGTAACGCGATCGAGACGTGAGTACCGACGAATCCGGAAGCTCCGGTGACTAATACCGTTAAACCGCCGTGAGACCTAGGACGAGCGGATTTACGGACTTGTTTCTCCCAGTGAGAGCCGCCGTATTTCGCGGCGGAAATGGAGGAAGAATCGTTGAGATTCCGGCGAGATGGTGACGGAGGAGGAGATAAAACGAggtagaagaggaagagagcgAGGAAGAGAGAAGCCCAAAGGGTGAGTTTTGAGAGACGGAGGtaacggtggtggtggagaatcCCGTACGGTGGAACTTTATCGGTTTTGTACTTTCCGGGAGTAGAAGGAAGATCATCAAGGTGAGACATTTTCACCGGAGGAGGATTTAGAAATCGGAGAAAATGTCGATTAGGGTTAGGTTTGGATTTTTGGGTCTTAAGGAAGCAAAATTGAGCAAGTCAAAAATGAGAGGATTTTCcgggaaagaagaaagagacgaTCTTTTACTTACTTGttgtaattaaattaaatgtggatggtttaatttggttaatgatgtaaatttatttatttggttcaATCTTTAAGATATGGTAATAAGAAAGCTGCCAGAGAGTATATTTAGATTCATGAATTTTAGATTGCTTTTCAAAGTTAAAACGTGTTTGTAGATTGTTGACATTTGTATAGTTGTATTGCATTCTATATTGATCATGTTATGCATGTACTTTTGTACACGATCACATATACACTATTTTTACACGCAATaattgtttaataatatttactaCTTTTGCTTTTAACTTCTGTATTTCTTTGTTCCGattgataataaaaagaaaaattatacaataacAAAAGGTTATAAGAAATGTGAAATAACGGGGgtaataatgataaaaatagatataaaatcGATCGTATCatgtcatatatataaataatatctttcgggattaactttttttagttCTAATTTATATCGATTgacaaaaaagtaaataatacaaaatcgGTTATTTTTGAGGAATTTTATTACgagttattttttattttatgaaattgatCTGTTTTTTAGGaggtaaacaataaaattgcattaaaaaatgtagtgatttttttattttttaataagaatttTCTACTTATAATGTGAACAATACTATGTGGATACATGCTAGTATGTTAGCAATGTGAACAATATTCGTGataagttaaatattattttaatttagtttatgATTGTTATATCTCACCTAACCATTATTTTCGACATCAAACGaaaattaatgttatataTTCCTAGTGTCATAGTAAAAGCTTTAAGAAATAATCCACATTTAATAAGATATACAAATCGTAATATACCATATAATCACGCAACACTGATATTAATCAGCTTAGTATAGTTAACCTATCAGAAAATTGATctctttataataaaattctATTTCTTTATGGTAATAAGGAGCCAAATCAATTACTACCAAAATATCGGTTATGCCATATACAGTTAATTTGTAATTACTCTGGTTAGATTAGgatattatcaaaatcaagattGACTTTGTCCTTCTAGCGATCATTAACTAATTTTACTAGAGCATAACCGGCTGGGTCAAAGAAATTTGCTTTTATTGcacaaaattctaaatttatttcaaaaaattgttgtttgacGCTTGTACTAATTATCAAGCTAGTCCGTACACATCGTCTGATATACACTCATTTGGTTGATAGGAGTATTTTTCTCCTAGTCCTGGGCGTTTGGGTattcggttcgggttcggATCGATTTTTTCGGGTTCGGATTTTTCGGAACTATAATTTTAGACCCCGTTCGGGTATTTGAAAACTTCGGTTCGGGTTCGATCCGGtaaattttgggtttgggtaGGTATTGGTACTTCCattgaaaaatccaaaaagtaaCCGAATATTATTCGATACTAGTTTATAACTACTATAATATACCCGAACATACTTGATACTAACCACATATACCATAAAACctgtaaatttgtaataaaaaaaacttaaagtaAAATCAATAAAGCATGACATAATAAAAGTTTCATACGTTCAACCCAAAAAGCAAGATTCAAAACATCCAAATAAAACCAttcaaatagaagaaagaagttCAAATCCAAAGCAAGACATAAAAACATCGTTTAGAATCGAATCCAAAGCATTCAAAGTaaagaaagaagttcaaaTCCAAAGCAACATCCAAACATGATAGATTCCCCATGACTTGTTCCTGTtacatcaaaaccaaataagctcagttgaaaaataaaaaaccataATAAACATTAAACCATAAACCAAGTAAAAGTCAAATACGAAATGATCGTTGATTCATAAGTCTAGTATATTAACATTGAGCTATAAACCAAGTTcagaagtaaaagaaaacaaaatggagtGATGAAGTTACCTTGTAGTCGTTTCCTTGATTAGTCTTTTAGTCCAAATTCACTTCAGTTTGAAACTCTGAAAAAGATTCAATCAACACCCAAGTTGTGTTAGAACATAAGAGAGTTTTCAAACAacatctaaaactaaaactagtAAACTACATAGATAAAGTTACCTTTCTCAAGCTTATCAAGTAATTCTATATCAGCAAGAAGTTGTGTATTTGTTAGAAAAGTGTTTTCACTCAGCTTGATTTCACTTTTCAACCACTGCTCAAGGCAAACCAAAGTCTCTACCATATAATGAGTAAGGCAGCTTCTACTTGGCTCCAAAAGACGACCACTGGTGCTAAAAGCACTTTCAGATGCGACATATGACACTTGCATTGCAAGTACATCTCTTGCAATTTCTGATAAAACTGGATACTTCTGACTATTGAGTCTCCACCAAGACAAGACATCCCACTCCATTCCAGGAAGAGTCTTAGGATTTTCTACCTCTGCCTTCAGATATATATCTAACTCATCTTTAGGATCAGTAACCCTAATTTCATTAACCATCTCTTTATAAGACCTGTCCATCCTTTCAAACTCAACATTACTATCTTCAGCTAACTCACATGCAAAAATATCTCTGGCAGCAGTAGATGAAGGCGGATTAGACTGAGATGATTGTGTGTTTGGTCCCTTGAAAATAACAGTGTACTCCTTCAGCATAGCCTTCATGACATCATAAACAGAATTATACATCTCCTTGGCTTCTGAAGTGTCTACACCATAAAGTTTCTCAAAGCACATTTTAGCAAATTCCATTTTCTGTCTAGAATCAAACACACTAGcaattatttttggatatttctcTTAGTTAGTTTGAAGGTTCactttatttgtaatttaatgCTTTTGATAATTGGAAGGGTCGTGGGCTCGTACATTTCCTCGAGCTATTTGTATTTTACTAGCAATGTATGTCAAATATTTGGTGTACTTTAACAATTGTTAGAATTCAGTTAACTATAAATCTACATATGTCatattattatgaaaattaGACAAAACTAGGGGGTGTTATAGGTTTTCTGATTTAAATAGAgttttaatgaattaataaaatattacatagaATCTGTTGTTGTTCAATCAAGATTCTTATAAAGTTTGGTGttattaattttaagatttgtaaataatgatctaaaatctttgtaaatttGGAGTAATtggattcatatttttataaagtcataaaaagttttgtgttattcaatcaaacaaaagaatctatGTTTGTTAATGAATTAAgttattatgttattgtttaTAACTTTCTACACTTTTCTTCGCAACATGAAGTCATAAAAAGTATCATCAAAATAGAAAGattgtttgagaaactttacaagattgtgaaaaactaattaacaagATTATAGAAAAGTCtctaacaataattaaaaatattttatttatttattttatatgatattactAAAGTCatcaaaatttcttgtaaattaAGAACCTATAACATTGCTTTAGTGTTACTTTGATTAAGAGAAATTAATAAGTTCAAATTTCTGtctaagaaaaaagaacaacaagaaatgAAGTTCAATTAATAGTGAATCcaatgataataattaaataaaatcttatcttCTTATAGTGACAAGGTCTTACAGTTACCCACTCGACacaaattattatcattatatatgtatgcttAGCACATGACCAATTTTATTAACACAAATTTTACCTAGATCTCTAAGAAGTAAAGAACACTTTAAAacctatatttttatatatctttgtgTTTTAACTCATGGTAGACACCGAGCTGTATTCAGATAGGCCGTTTAATGCAGACACCTCTTTCAACATCTTGATAACGTTAACACCATCAGATGTGGGTTTGAGTAATATGATAACGTTTTCAAAAGAGATAGTAGAAACCAAAATGTTACCTTTACTGCCTAAGAATCGTTTCATAGGTTATTTggactttttttattttgaaactaaaatTGTAACAACTCTTACTGTACAAGAAGATGCAAATGGAGATTTTCAATTTCATGGATGGAGTATGATTCTCCAACGAAACAATTACAAGACAGACGATATTATAGGATTTTGGTGGGATGCCAATAACTCTAGATTTAATTTTTCAGGTACTCATGATCGCTTAGTTGATGGAGTGGATCTTTGCAACTTCGTTTCTCAAATATGTTAGGttccttattttatttatttaattttgcaaatttgTCTTCTCGATATTGGTTCATAAGTTATTTTTAGTTCTatcttaattatgttttttaggatcatcttttctttttcaattataaATGGATATATTTGGTGTTAAGACAGTTTGGAGTTGCTTATTCTCCAGATTTACCTATCTATGATTTTCGTTTTAACGAGTATAAATACTTTTGCTATAGTAAGGttgttgatttgattattaaaattaacGAGTTTTTGATAATCATTGAGAAGAATATTCTCAAACGAAGTTTTTGTTGAACGTGAATCCATTGATCTCCGATAACAATAGAACTCTAAGATATGATTCTCTTACTTGAGATCTATTGATATTCAAGATTACTATCGTAATTTATTCTGGTACACTAACTATTTACaccatttttaataaattagataaaatCACACAAACATGTTTATATTTGGA includes:
- a CDS encoding alpha/beta-Hydrolases superfamily protein (alpha/beta-Hydrolases superfamily protein; CONTAINS InterPro DOMAIN/s: Alpha/beta hydrolase fold-1 (InterPro:IPR000073); Has 1478 Blast hits to 1473 proteins in 564 species: Archae - 10; Bacteria - 1101; Metazoa - 104; Fungi - 4; Plants - 47; Viruses - 3; Other Eukaryotes - 209 (source: NCBI BLink).), which gives rise to MKGVSSTPGDYVYFKSQVPLHKIPIGTKQWRYYDFGPKTVPPLICIPGIAGTADVYYKQIMALSMKGYRVISVDIPRVWNYHEWIQAFEKFLDTIDVHHVHLYGTSLGGFLAQLFAHHRPRRVKSLVLSNTYLDTRTFATAMPWAPFVSWTPSFLLKRYVLTGIRDGPHEPFIADSVDFAVSQVETLSKDDLASRLTLTVDAASVGSLLLSDSSVTIMDTNDYCAIPQHLKDELTERYPEARRAYLKSGGDFPFLSRPDEVNLHLQLHLRRVGVEPRPEVVKSIPKGGADGTDGSSQSKKKSDEEKDDRNNNMPQDSGSSSSDQSPTFPESSGSSNDPPLPTDTIQLLSSSLNNLILVQLAGEVYQSCVVFTLCYCTLVLVHGGGFISRQLV
- a CDS encoding zinc finger (C2H2 type) family protein (zinc finger (C2H2 type) family protein; CONTAINS InterPro DOMAIN/s: Zinc finger, C2H2-like (InterPro:IPR015880), Zinc finger, C2H2-type (InterPro:IPR007087); BEST Arabidopsis thaliana protein match is: C2H2-like zinc finger protein (TAIR:AT5G52010.1); Has 77 Blast hits to 77 proteins in 17 species: Archae - 0; Bacteria - 0; Metazoa - 0; Fungi - 4; Plants - 71; Viruses - 0; Other Eukaryotes - 2 (source: NCBI BLink).), producing MFSRFVLKSWRPKTQTTSLNSIKGFSFSSSSINPKPKIRVGVWWDLDNKPPASFPPYDAAVKLRTAASSFGTVKLMMAYANRHAFSYVPLEVREQRKDRKLLNKLENKGLVKPPEPYFCGVCDRRFYTNEKLINHFKQIHETENQKRMRQIESSKGHRRVRLVAKYSMKIEKYKRAARNVLTPKEGYGLADELKRAGFWVKMVSDKPDAADKALKEHLVEVMDKREVECVVLVSDDSDFAGILWEAKERCLRTVVIGDSNEGALKRVADVAYSWKEVTMGKAKKEVEKVVGKWKDRDVLKKLEWTYDPALEKERGGSCGVWDYEFDYDDEIENGTEVEPVEIGDGVDWWKIDTEDGVGSSRTCR
- the GAE5 gene encoding UDP-D-glucuronate 4-epimerase 5 (UDP-D-glucuronate 4-epimerase 5 (GAE5); FUNCTIONS IN: UDP-glucuronate 4-epimerase activity, catalytic activity; INVOLVED IN: cellular metabolic process, carbohydrate metabolic process, nucleotide-sugar metabolic process, metabolic process; LOCATED IN: cellular_component unknown; EXPRESSED IN: 22 plant structures; EXPRESSED DURING: 11 growth stages; CONTAINS InterPro DOMAIN/s: NAD-dependent epimerase/dehydratase (InterPro:IPR001509), NAD(P)-binding domain (InterPro:IPR016040), Nucleotide sugar epimerase (InterPro:IPR008089); BEST Arabidopsis thaliana protein match is: UDP-D-glucuronate 4-epimerase 3 (TAIR:AT4G00110.1); Has 40243 Blast hits to 40231 proteins in 2957 species: Archae - 760; Bacteria - 24181; Metazoa - 696; Fungi - 354; Plants - 1138; Viruses - 37; Other Eukaryotes - 13077 (source: NCBI BLink).), yielding MSHLDDLPSTPGKYKTDKVPPYGILHHHRYLRLSKLTLWASLFLALFLFYLVLSPPPSPSRRNLNDSSSISAAKYGGSHWEKQVRKSARPRSHGGLTVLVTGASGFVGTHVSIALRRRGDGVLGLDNFNRYYDPKLKRARQGLLERSGVFVVEGDINDAVLLRKLFDVVLFTHVMHLAAQAGVRYAMQNPGSYVNSNIAGFVNLLEVSKSANPQPAIVWASSSSVYGLNSKVPFSEKDRTDQPASLYAATKKAGEGIAHTYNHIYGLSLTGLRFFTVYGPWGRPDMAYFFFTKDILKGKTITVFESPDKGSVARDFTYIDDIVKGCLGALDTAEKSTGSGGKKKGPAMFRIYNLGNTSPVPVTKLVTILEKLLKMKAKKKIMPLPRNGDVEFTHANITLAQAELGYKPAVDLETGLKKFVKWYMGFYTGSKKKSSW